Below is a genomic region from Verrucomicrobiota bacterium.
AGTAAACGTAATGAGATTCTGGCTAAAGGTCGGGGTGGGGCAAAGCATAGTACTCATGAAGCCTTCTATTACCTAGTGAGAAAAGCACGAGTGGACTCGATTTACTGGTTTGCGGATTTTAAAGACGAGATCGAGGAGGAATTAAAAAAGGACGTTATACGTCACTGTAATTCTAAAAAAATCAAAATATATGTTCATGATTTTGATGGTAGCCCCAATGGCGATCATGTGCCCTTATTCGCTCGAGAAACAGGCGGTGAATACTTATGTCAAAGAATTAGATAGAGTCTTTTGTGACAATAGTAACCGAGTTTACGGAGGCACGAGTAGTGGGTGTACTCTTTTCGCCTCCAGAGCCCATTTTTGTTTCCATATTTCCTAAGAGTGTTAACACCTCATCTCCTTGAATAAGTTTCCCAAAAGCGGTGTATTGATTATTTAGGAAAGGGGCATCTTCTAGACAGATAAAAAATTGGCAGCCTGCTGAGTTTGGGTCTGCTGCACGAGCGGCTGAGAGCACACCTCTAACGTGGGGCTTATTA
It encodes:
- a CDS encoding peptidylprolyl isomerase, with the protein product MSDSEEVAVLDTLHGKIVLEFWPDVAPKHVENFIKLSKEGFYNETAFHRIVKGFMIQGGCPHTKEGATGMPGTGDPGYKIDAEFNNKPHVRGVLSAARAADPNSAGCQFFICLEDAPFLNNQYTAFGKLIQGDEVLTLLGNMETKMGSGGEKSTPTTRASVNSVTIVTKDSI